A window of the Xenopus laevis strain J_2021 chromosome 9_10L, Xenopus_laevis_v10.1, whole genome shotgun sequence genome harbors these coding sequences:
- the ankrd42.L gene encoding ankyrin repeat domain 42 L homeolog isoform X2 yields the protein MQALIVNGADLSAKDDRNCCPAHLAAAHGHSFTLQSILRSGVDINCSDRTGWKPVHYAAFHGRLGCLQLLFRWGATLEDSDVNGNIPAHLAAMEGHLHCLKFLVSKASSVTGVLEATNMNGETSKDLAQKLYKDKVVQYIDGLEYERDHPEENENLAFPAHVAAYKGDLVTLRKLVESGIININERDDKGATPLHKAAGQGQLECLQWLLEMGADYNITNEAGETPKDVAKRFAQLAAVKLLEGSAAGGDSDEELNDDDPAYFERHGVEGSTDHPDYLNLSESEKKQARERAYKRIKDVEKLMEVAKGNYKQLGGILEEDNQRKSEQKEYERKIKELEGQLEYERLRREKMELQLDEYRVEIAHLNKSLEKMRPPSSLSTGEKLSDVYKEKKKMKKKATQPSNPGGVFVRRVSGK from the exons GACATTAACTGCAGTGACAGGACTGGGTGGAAGCCGGTTCACTATGCTGCATTCCATGGGAGACTTGGGTGCTTGCAGCTGCTTTTCCGTTGGGGAGCAACTTTAGAAGATTCTGATGTGAATGGAAACATTCCAG CTCATCTGGCTGCTATGGAAGGGCACCTTCACTGCCTCAAGTTTCTGGTGAGTAAAGCCAGCAGTGTGACGGGGGTTTTGGAAGCAACGAACATGAACGGAGAGACTTCAAAAGACTTGGCACAGAAGCTCTATAAGGACAAGGTTGTTCAATATATAGATGGCTTGGAATATGAACGGGACCATCCAGAAGAAAATGAAA ACTTGGCTTTCCCTGCACATGTGGCTGCCTATAAAGGTGATCTAGTGACCCTTCGGAAACTGGTAGAGAGTGGAATTATCAATATTAATGAGCGAGATGACAAGGGGGCCACCCCGTTGCACAAAG CCGCAGGACAGGGCCAGCTAGAATGCTTGCAGTGGCTACTGGAGATGGGAGCAGATTACAACATAACCAACGAAGCAGGGGAGACCCCAAAAGATGTAGCCAAACG TTTTGCCCAGTTGGCTGCTGTGAAGCTCCTAGAAGGGAGTGCAGCAGGAGGAGACTCTGATGAAGAATTAAATGACGATGATCCAGCTTACTTTGAGCGGCACGGAGTGGAGGGTAGCACCGATCACCCTGACTATTTAAACCTAAGTGAGTCGGAGAAGAAACAAGCACGAG AGCGGGCATACAAAAGAATAAAAGATGTTGAGAAGCTCATGGAAGTTGCAAAAGGCAATTACAAACAGCTTGGTGGAATCCTAGAGGAAGACAACCAAAGGAAAAGCGAACAGAAGGAATATGAACG TAAGATCAAAGAACTAGAGGGACAGTTAGAATATGAACGCTTACGCAGAGAGAAGATGGAACTCCAGCTGGATGAGTACAGAGTGGAGATTGCTCACCTCAACAAGAGTCTAGAAAAGATGAGGCCCCCCTCAAGCCTCTCCACT GGGGAAAAGCTGTCCGATGTttataaagaaaagaagaagatgaagaagaaagcAACGCAGCCGTCAAATCCCGGTGGGGTCTTTGTGAGAAGAGTTAGTGGGAAATAA